The Mangifera indica cultivar Alphonso chromosome 12, CATAS_Mindica_2.1, whole genome shotgun sequence DNA window ACACCAAAAACTAGGTTGAAAACTTAATTATGATGGGTGGAGTGGATTGTTGAAAATGTATCTTTTCAATTGTAAGACTTTTGCATGGGTGGAGTGAGTACTTGATATTCCTTTCACTTTAGAAGATGCATTTTCAACAATCCACTCCACCATAAATAAACATTCAACCTAATTTTTAGTATTCTATATTGGGTCAGTGAAATATCAACCATTCACTCCACATATTATAAAGaggtttaatattttcatttttttatcatatttcaatttctttccatgtttttaattaaaaatattaatttaagaataaatttaaaaatactataactaaaaaaaacatttttttgagctcgagcttgataatttttaaagcCATAGCTCGAGCTCAGATTTAATCTAGTTCCAATGAAAGCTCATTTTGGGCTTCATTGAACTTATCTAGCAATTAAACTCAAACCAGTTaagctcaactcaaatccaaccttatTTTTGGGtgaatttagtattatttaaaaacttttgagTGTATTGTACTTAGGCCAAACTATGAGGGGGTAATTGTAATGACGCTACAAAAAGTTGATATTGATTTAATGTATTGCATCACAtcttcaattataaaaagtcTTCAAGATTCTCCCTACTAAATATAACCACAATACAATCTTTATTCAAAAACTTTCTAAATTCAAAAAGCcctataataaatttatgagtTATTATGTtactcattttaatttttatggacTTGATTCTCAAACTTGTAGAAATGGTATGGTAATAAATTTTCCTGAATGCATGATAAATGAAccaaataattacatttatgaTCCTTGGATTTGGTTCTAATATGGTcctgattttaaaatttaaattatcatattgacTTCCATGCCCCTAAGAGATGCTAACCCATCTAAGGGTAAACAAGTAATTCACTAATATTTCACTCatctaaaaccaaaaaaattatatttcaaaattataatttaattacttcATAACTAATTTGAGGTGTCTATTCCTTTGCAAGAGTGGAATTCTGCTGTGTTTGTTTGGTTTCATAATTACAACGGTTACTAAAAGTctgttttttgtctttttgttaaatttgcATATTCCATTTTTGCACTGTCAATCTCTGCTTCACTCACAAGAATCCAAATCTATCAGGTTTGTTTCCAGCCCATCTTTGCCCATAGTTTTCAGTGACACCCACAAAATTACCATATTGTTTCTTTAGCTTTTTGTATTTCcatgtatcttttttttttttttttttcttttttttttaactcaatttatttttttaacattgtaTGTTTTTAATAGAACTTGAGTGAACATACTACCAAAAAAAGTCTAAGTTACTAAATTTAATTATGCGGAACTTTCTATTATggtatcatattaaattattaacgTTTTAAGTCGAGTAATTTAAAATAGTACAATcgttattattgattaattaaatatttaaattatttttttaatagtatctCTTTTAGAGATTTCGATAgagtattttaaatttaatagtggTATAGAAATTACTACACTTGAAAACTGTGTTCTCTCGCCTTAACgtttactcttttttttctataaataatcGCTGATTTTAACACAAACCTTACTACATCTTGACATTATGGTTTCAAATATCTCTCAAAAACCAATCCAAAATCTAGAGTATAGTATTGAAAATCAAGTCATGAGTGAGATTGATTCCGGCGCTGAGAAAATCCGTCAGGAACTGCATCGATCTATTGATCTTAATCATCCTATACCTAATCTGACTCTAACAGAGCCAAATTCTCAATCTCTTGTTCATACTGATACCGAAACAGTAACATTCTTATTTCTCCTTCCataaattaatgttttgattttcttaataattgttttttgatacttatctaattattttcttattttatgatCGTCGTTCTTATAagttatcaaatattttatacagGTCCACTTGAAATGTTACcgctaaaaaaaattatcatcttttTATCTTCTACTTTGTTGTTTATGATTGCATGAGTAAAGATATCCAAGTTGCCGGACGTTTCAACAAGTCCACCTAAAACACCATCAATAAAGGATTTTAACCTCCATTTATCTGTATAAAAATTCTCTTTCACTTTTGCACTCGTTTGGGTTCCAAAATTATGTTGATTGAAAACCTTTTTTTGAAAAGAATTCTTAAATTATGAAaagatattgaataaaattttgtcttaGTCAAAAATTTCACTTATAAATTGAGTTTTGTATTGTATTATTAAAGAATTTCTCTATGAtcttagatatatatatatataaaatatctaaatctttatattaatttttcttgttatttagGTTAAAGAAGGAAGTCCTATGcaagttgatgatgatgagaatAACCCAAATGCTCTAGACTTGAATCTAGCCCTAACAAATCCCGAGCAAGACTCACCAAAAGATGAATCCCCAAAAGATCAATCACAAGTTCACTCCTCCTCCTCTTCATCCTCCTCATCATCCTCCTCATCGTCATCATCCTCATCAGCCTCATCCATGTTATCACCACCGTCATCTCAACGTTCATGCATGTCCCTAGACTTGAACATCATCGATAATCAAGAGCATGATCGAGAAAGCACCAACAAAAAAGACGAAGACAATATGCCATCATTGATTTTGATGGGGTGCACCCACTGCATCATGTACGTGATGGTTTCTGAAGCTGAGCCTAAGTGTCCAAAATGCCAAAGCTCAATTCTCCTCGACGTGTTTCGCGAGAAATCAGCCAAAAGATCAAGAATAAACTAGTTTTCTTTTCTAGTTAAGTTTGCTTtgttgtcttttttcttttttttttttggttatgtttgtttcatttatgttcttgttcttgttgtttGTTGCGTTGTTGAACTTGTTATAGCTAAATATATGGTTTTTGTTGTGTAATCTTTTACATTTGCcgtttatattaaataaacttcTTAAGTTACATTCATTAttgttttctctatttttgaaAGGATATTAACTAAACCAAAAAACTAAACATTCAAGTATGAATATGTAAGTTCTTTTTCAATCTTCTCTATTGAAACAAAGATATTTTACAGGTGTTTATTTATCAAAGAAGTGCCCATTATTAGAGATCAATTTTTATGGCATTGGATAGAGTTTGATTTCCTAAGGAGAATAAGATGAAATTACACCCATTTCCTTCAATTAGAAACCAAACAGTCTATTGTTGTTGTTGAATAAAATTGACATGGTGCATGTTGATTGAAATACGCCATATCACTTACATCCTTGTTAACTCAACACTGGCGGCCATTAGTCTCTTCAGCCTTCTTCCGTTTAGGTCTTAACCACTGTTCtccttttctcttattttagtCTTAACATCCTCCCTCAGTTCTAACTGGTAAGATTAAAATTGTCTATGAAGTAAAATTCAAGCATCGTGACACCAGACTTTACTCTGCTTTCTAAACATCTTCAGCATGTTTAGAAAAACCCAGCATATAattgaaacagaaaaaaaattcactGCATCATCAGCACCCACCTGCACCTTAATAACACCAATATTCAAACACTTCAAAGAAAAACTTCAATATGCTCACCACTTCCTTCTAGTATGTCAGGAAAAAAAATACTAGcatacaattgaaaaaaaactgCATACATTTCAACCATCATCATATCACTACATTTTACTATCGATGGCCTTCCATTACCAACCTTGCAGCAACAGTAACCATTCTGCTAACTATTGCTTCTAGTATgtcagaaaaaaaatcataatatgtTGAACAAAAATTAAGTCTCTATACCTATGCACAGAAATGAAATTGCATAAAGTATaattaaaagcaaaatataAAACCAACCTCTAGCCATTGCTTGAAGAATTTGCTGCGGAATATCACCAGTTTCATACTATAATGTCAGGACTTCTAGGAGATCCgattttacaaaataatggTGGTGTAtgaaaaatgtttgaaaatcgATCACCTAGAGATTTTAACATGTAAAAATTTTTCACATCCTTTCATCAAAGATGAAACTGTAAGATGAAGAGTTATGAACTACTATAATAACTCCATGAATCCTCATCAACTAGTTAGAGCACTTACATGGAGAAGAAATTATGATAAAGTAACTATCATTCTCCCATTTGGTCAATAATTCAATTACAAAagtaagaaataaaatacataaatcataacgatAAATCATCTAAGAATGAGTATTGTCTTCTATTTATCACAGTGTATCCATTTCTTcataatttaatgaataaaccttatgtttattctaggtccaaaattattgttattttgaataaacatttatacataaagtgtgaaaaataagtcagttgaaaaattgaaaaactgaataacAGTTTCATTATAAAGAAATGTTTAtacatcaaatcatatgatgaaaccAACTCCCATAATAGTTACAACACGGGGCCAACTCTCATTCACTTTACTTGACCATTAAAACTCTTTGGTAGCATGCTTTTTGTCAAATGATCAATAATCATCAATTCAGTACTAATGTGTTCAATGATCATATTATTCTCTTTTATATGTTCCCTTATGAATTAATACTTAAAGTTGTTATGTTTACTTCAATCACcacttttgttatttttagccaagaaaacaaCAACTAAATTGTCATAATAAATCATTAGTGGCTTAGAATAAAATCCACAATCCTAAGCCCAACTATGAAACTCTTTAACCATACATGATATgatataactttaaaataagAGATAAACTTAGACTCCATGGTAGATGTAATAATTAATGACTGTTTGTAACTCCTTTAAGATATGACTTTGCTAGCAAACAAGAAAATGTATCCAAaagttgattttcttgaattaaCAAAGCCAACGAAATCTGAGTCACAGTAACCAACTACCTCAAAagtatttgtttgtttatacataAGCATGTATTCTTTGGTTTCTTAAAGGTATTGCATCACTTTTGTTGTAGTTTTCCAATGGTCTATACTTGGGTTACTCTAATATCTTCCTGGTATCCAAACAACAAATGAAATAACATACATCAAACTTCCAACTACTGAAACATAGCGAATGTTTCACATTTattccttttcaagttcaatTTTTGGGAAtttgttcaaattgaacttgttACCCTTCACAATAGGTGTTATAATCAGTGAACAATCCTTCAtccaaaatctttttaaaactttattgatATAAGTTTTTTAAGACAAACCTAGAATACCTTAAAGTCTGTTCCTATGGATCTTAATGTCAATGGCACAAGGTGCCTCACTTATAtccttcatatcaaaatttctaGAGGgaaattgtttcacctcataaaaCAACTCCTTATCATTGATTGCAACTAAAATATCATCCACAAATTCTACTCCCACTAACCTTCTAATATATGTATAGATCCATAATGTTCTCTATAAAATCGAATGAAAAGATGGCATCATGGAATTTTAAATCCATAAATGGATTTTTTAAGCTTGCACACTAAAGGCTCACAATTATTGGAGAAAAATCCTTCTGATTGTTTCATGTAAACATTTTCCTCTAGAACCCCATTAAGGAATGTCGTTTTCACATTCATCTAATATAGTTCTAGGTTTAGACAATTATTGCCATCATAATATGGAAAAAATCTTTCTTAAATACAGGAGAAAAAGTCTTTGTGTAATTGATTCCCTCATCTTAAGTGAAACTTTTAGCAACTTAGTCttgctttatatatttttaatattacttaatgAATCTTTCTTGGTTTTAAAGACCTATTTACACCTAATGGCCTTTGCCCTATTAGGTAACTTGATAAGATCCTAAACTTTATTGTCTTTCATAGATTTCATCTTATCTTTCATGGAATTGTATCACAAAGTAGATTTACTTAATCCATTGCCTATGAAATGGTTACAAGATCATCTTCAATTCTTATATTGTACTAAACTTTTTTGTAAAtacatgatataataattagaattgGTTGATT harbors:
- the LOC123193767 gene encoding protein GL2-INTERACTING REPRESSOR 1-like, giving the protein MSEIDSGAEKIRQELHRSIDLNHPIPNLTLTEPNSQSLVHTDTETVKEGSPMQVDDDENNPNALDLNLALTNPEQDSPKDESPKDQSQVHSSSSSSSSSSSSSSSSSSASSMLSPPSSQRSCMSLDLNIIDNQEHDRESTNKKDEDNMPSLILMGCTHCIMYVMVSEAEPKCPKCQSSILLDVFREKSAKRSRIN